A single window of Penaeus chinensis breed Huanghai No. 1 chromosome 9, ASM1920278v2, whole genome shotgun sequence DNA harbors:
- the LOC125028982 gene encoding zinc finger and BTB domain-containing protein 24-like, with the protein MAEAKETVSVKWWNHRSALCRGIKEIYSKEIYADVQLECDGHVHWVHKFVLTACSEYFKDILIDVPHRGSISLSSNVQHKELAALLDFMYLGEVVVNQEDLPKLVSAAEVLMVRGLAVPYEDDECESSGDGSDSKDRDSSGRETEVTGASSERPHKRKQKWDADVPYEEDYQSKKSKTTHNFGLENEGEIKVKVEVEDHNLEADVQDMGYGQEEGYSPHLKSLQTLISTSGRENYGNTGQAAHTDNQNTQATSSNAEVNAMLNVMIEGNSHGAPQENGSKAGMSVGRGREEGPHLVGNENEAGHTCVQCGKVFQWKSNLTKHMRTHTGEKPYNCELCTYKTSYSEALKRHMRIHTGEKPYKCELCDYRSRDYGSLKQHLKKHSDVPK; encoded by the exons ATGGCTGAAGCAAAGGAAACAGTATCAGTGAAGTGGTGGAATCACCGCAGTGCTCTTTGTCGAGGAATTAAGGAAATTTATAGCAAG gaAATTTATGCAGATGTACAGCTGGAATGTGATGGCCATGTCCACTGGGTGCATAAATTTGTCCTGACAGCTTGCAGTGAATACTTCAAAGACATACTGATTGATGTCCCACACAGAGGCTCTATTTCCTTGTCATCCAATGTGCAGCACAAAGAACTGGCAGCCCTCCTAGACTTCATGTACTTAGGGGAGGTTGTGGTCAATCAGGAGGACCTTCCAAAGCTGGTGAGTGCAGCTGAAGTGCTGATGGTGCGGGGCCTGGCTGTGCCCTACGAAGATGATGAGTGCGAGAGCAGTGGAGATGGGAGTGATTCTAAGGACAGGGACTCCAGTGGCAGGGAGACGGAGGTCACAGGAGCATCCAGTGAGAGACCCCACAAGAGGAAACAAAAATGGGATGCTGATGTACCTTACGAAGAGGACTACCAGAGCAAGAAGAGTAAAACCACACACAACTTCGGCttggagaatgaaggggagataAAGGTCAAGGTTGAGGTGGAGGATCACAATCTAGAAGCTGACGTTCAAGACATGGGCTATGGCCAGGAGGAAGGTTATTCTCCCCATCTCAAGTCTCTACAGACACTCATCTCTACCTCCGGGAGAGAGAACTATGGAAATACGGGTCAGGCAGCACACACTGACAATCAAAACACACAAGCTACAAGTTCAAATGCTGAAGTTAATGCAATGTTGAATGTCATGATTGAAGGCAACtcacat GGAGCACCACAGGAAAATGGCAGCAAAGCAGGCATGTCtgtgggtaggggaagagaagagggccCACATCTGGTTGGCAATGAAAATGAAGCCGGTCACACATGTGTTCAGTGCGGGAAGGTGTTCCAGTGGAAGAGCAACCTGACCAAGCACATGAGAACTCACACAGGTGAAAAGCCCTACAACTGTGAACTTTGTACCTATAAGACAAGCTACAGTGAAGCTCTGAAGCGGCACATGAGAATACACACGGGAGAAAAGCCATATAAGTGTGAGCTGTGTGATTATAGGAGTCGAGATTATGGCTCATTAAAACAACACTTGAAGAAACACAGTGATGTCCCTAAGTGA
- the LOC125028984 gene encoding tRNA (cytosine(34)-C(5))-methyltransferase-like isoform X1 has translation MLARTAVLLRARFPETFSPQLQLLCDCLHLPDMGKKGKKFKKRFDKPKKERPQHTNYIELVRESKDFETYYKAQKIVPEEEWDEFLSCMKTNLPAAFRLTGSKSMARALLNVLSKSFFEPLSQLVPPELTEDEIKAGEEPVKPLRPICLPWYPDNLAWQLNLTRRNIRRCEAYWQLHQCLISETETGNISRQEAVSMIPPLVLNVEPHHKILDMCAAPGSKTAQLIEFLHCSEDELGAAIPQGIVVANDVDNRRCYMLTHQAKRLQSPSIIITNHDAAFMPKIYHTRKDGSVGPLKYDRILCDVPCSGDGTLRKNFDVWAKWNPANGANLHGLQLRIARRGLEMLEVGGRMVYSTCSLNPLENEAVIQRLLIEGSGSIRLLDVTEQLPGLKFIPGLEQWTLMNREMEVIKTVADIPVKNTNMFNKHLFPPSPEDREKLNLHRCIRILPHQQDTGGFFVAVLEKVNPMPGEKVYRPSEQTAQKDESHKTQRIKEPPKKKRRQGFKEAPYYYFEDDEVVWPGINDFYAIREEIGPGLFLSRTKEGKKRNLYFTNSLVKDIVNLNQEDIKIINTGVKVLVRSDNKGTPCDFRLAQDGSAVLLPLITKRKITVTKEDLVIMLQNDDMEMPPEITTLDPKTQEQCTELCTGAIAFLFKDEDLTIELVGWKGNRSVRVYVAKHDRLHYLRLLGADTSKYEKNKFQEQRDLEAKSAASENNSEMSLGNVNSDVTDMTNDETIKENSNCENGSDTNGENIIEAEEK, from the exons ATGCTGGCTCGAACGGCTGTCCTGCTGAGAGCAAGATTTCCCGAGACTTTTTCTCCGCAACTGCAACTTCTCTGCGACTGCCTGCATCTCCCAGACATGggcaagaagggaaagaagtTCAAGAAGCGGTTCGAT AAACCCAAGAAGGAACGGCCTCAGCACACAAACTACATAGAGTTGGTCAGAGAGAGTAAAGACTTTGAGACGTATTACAAG GCCCAGAAAATTGTACCCGAAGAGGAATGGGATGAGTTCCTGTCCTGCATGAAGACCAACCTCCCAGCTGCCTTCCGCCTGACAGGAAGCAAGAGCATGGCCCGTGCCCTCCTCAATGTGCTCAGCAAGAGCTTTTTTGAGCCCTTATCGCAGCTGGTTCCACCTGAGCTCACTGAGGATGAGATCAAGGCAGGCGAGGAACCAGTCAAGCCCCTACGCCCGATCTGTCTGCCATG gTACCCAGACAACCTCGCCTGGCAGTTGAACTTGACACGACGCAACATCCGTAGATGTGAGGCCTACTGGCAGCTGCACCAGTGCCTCATctcggagacagagacaggcaacaTCAGCAGGCAGGAAGCTGTTAGTATGATCCCTCCACTAGTGCTCAATGTTGAACCACATCATAAG ATTTTAGACATGTGTGCAGCCCCAGGAAGCAAGACAGCGCAATTGATTGAGTTCCTTCATTGTTCTGAGGATGAGTTGGGAGCAGCCATTCCCCAGGGGATTGTTGTTGCAAATGATGTGGACAACCGCCGCTGCTACATGTTGACGCACCAGGCCAAGCGTCTCCAGAGCCcctccatcattatcaccaatcacGATGCCGCCTTCATGCCCAAGATCTACCATACTCGGAAGG ATGGAAGTGTTGGGCCTCTCAAGTATGACCGCATCTTGTGTGACGTTCCCTGCTCAGGAGACGGCACTCTCCGCAAAAACTTTGATGTGTGGGCCAAGTGGAATCCTGCCAATGGAGCCAATCTCCATGG CTTGCAGCTGAGAATAGCCCGGCGTGGCTTGGAGATGCTAGAGGTGGGCGGACGCATGGTGTATTCTACGTGCTCCCTCAATCCCCTTGAAAATGAAGCCGTGATTCAGCGTCTCCTTATCGAGGGCAGTGGTTCCATCAGGTTACTTGATGTAACAGAGCAGCTACCTGGACTCAAG TTTATTCCTGGCCTTGAACAATGGACCCTGATGAACAGAGAAATGGAAGTGATCAAGACTGTGGCAGATATTCCCGTAAAGAACACTAACATGTTCAACAAGCACCTGTTCCCACCTTCgccagaggatagagagaaactcAATCTCCACAGATG TATCAGAATTTTACCGCACCAGCAAGACACAGGTGGGTTCTTCGTGGCCGTTCTGGAGAAGGTGAATCCTATGCCAGGAGAGAAAGTGTATAGACCAAGTGAGCAGACAGCGCAGAAGGATGAGTCGCACAAAACTCAGAGGATTAAGGAA CCACCTAAGAAGAAGCGAAGACAGGGGTTCAAGGAGGCCCCCTACTACTACTTTGAGGACGATGAAGTGGTGTGGCCAGGCATTAACGACTTCTATGCCATTCGGGAAGAGATTGGGCCAGGCCTCTTCCTCAGCCGGACCAAGGAGGGCAAGAAGAGGAACCTTTACTTCACCAACAGCCTTGTCAAGGATATTGTCAACTTGAATCAAGAAGACATTAAG attaTCAACACTGGTGTCAAGGTGCTTGTTAGGAGTGATAACAAGGGCACACCATGTGACTTCAGGCTTGCACAGGAT GGATCTGCAGTATTGTTGCCTCTCATCACTAAACGCAAGATCACTGTGACAAAGGAGGACCTAGTGATAATGCTGCAAAATGACGACATGGAAATGCCACCAGAAATCACCACTCTTGATCCAAAGACACAGGAACAGTGCACAGAGTTGT GTACAGGTGCAATAGCCTTCCTGTTCAAGGACGAAGATCTGACCATAGAGCTGGTTGGTTGGAAGGGCAATAGGTCTGTCCGTGTATATGTGGCAAAACATGACCGTCTCCACTACCTTAGACTTTTAGGTGCAGACACTTCAAAATACGAGAAGAATAAATTCCAAGAACAGAGAGACCTGGAAGCCAAAAGTGCTGCTAGTGAGAACAACAGTGAAATGTCACTTGGCAATGTAAACAGTGATGTCACAGATATGACGAATGATGAAACTATAAAAGAGAATAGCAATTGTGAAAATGGGTCAGACACAAATGGTGAAAATATTATAGAAGctgaagaaaaataa
- the LOC125028984 gene encoding tRNA (cytosine(34)-C(5))-methyltransferase-like isoform X2, with amino-acid sequence MRIMEMVKPKKERPQHTNYIELVRESKDFETYYKAQKIVPEEEWDEFLSCMKTNLPAAFRLTGSKSMARALLNVLSKSFFEPLSQLVPPELTEDEIKAGEEPVKPLRPICLPWYPDNLAWQLNLTRRNIRRCEAYWQLHQCLISETETGNISRQEAVSMIPPLVLNVEPHHKILDMCAAPGSKTAQLIEFLHCSEDELGAAIPQGIVVANDVDNRRCYMLTHQAKRLQSPSIIITNHDAAFMPKIYHTRKDGSVGPLKYDRILCDVPCSGDGTLRKNFDVWAKWNPANGANLHGLQLRIARRGLEMLEVGGRMVYSTCSLNPLENEAVIQRLLIEGSGSIRLLDVTEQLPGLKFIPGLEQWTLMNREMEVIKTVADIPVKNTNMFNKHLFPPSPEDREKLNLHRCIRILPHQQDTGGFFVAVLEKVNPMPGEKVYRPSEQTAQKDESHKTQRIKEPPKKKRRQGFKEAPYYYFEDDEVVWPGINDFYAIREEIGPGLFLSRTKEGKKRNLYFTNSLVKDIVNLNQEDIKIINTGVKVLVRSDNKGTPCDFRLAQDGSAVLLPLITKRKITVTKEDLVIMLQNDDMEMPPEITTLDPKTQEQCTELCTGAIAFLFKDEDLTIELVGWKGNRSVRVYVAKHDRLHYLRLLGADTSKYEKNKFQEQRDLEAKSAASENNSEMSLGNVNSDVTDMTNDETIKENSNCENGSDTNGENIIEAEEK; translated from the exons atgaggataatggagatggtg AAACCCAAGAAGGAACGGCCTCAGCACACAAACTACATAGAGTTGGTCAGAGAGAGTAAAGACTTTGAGACGTATTACAAG GCCCAGAAAATTGTACCCGAAGAGGAATGGGATGAGTTCCTGTCCTGCATGAAGACCAACCTCCCAGCTGCCTTCCGCCTGACAGGAAGCAAGAGCATGGCCCGTGCCCTCCTCAATGTGCTCAGCAAGAGCTTTTTTGAGCCCTTATCGCAGCTGGTTCCACCTGAGCTCACTGAGGATGAGATCAAGGCAGGCGAGGAACCAGTCAAGCCCCTACGCCCGATCTGTCTGCCATG gTACCCAGACAACCTCGCCTGGCAGTTGAACTTGACACGACGCAACATCCGTAGATGTGAGGCCTACTGGCAGCTGCACCAGTGCCTCATctcggagacagagacaggcaacaTCAGCAGGCAGGAAGCTGTTAGTATGATCCCTCCACTAGTGCTCAATGTTGAACCACATCATAAG ATTTTAGACATGTGTGCAGCCCCAGGAAGCAAGACAGCGCAATTGATTGAGTTCCTTCATTGTTCTGAGGATGAGTTGGGAGCAGCCATTCCCCAGGGGATTGTTGTTGCAAATGATGTGGACAACCGCCGCTGCTACATGTTGACGCACCAGGCCAAGCGTCTCCAGAGCCcctccatcattatcaccaatcacGATGCCGCCTTCATGCCCAAGATCTACCATACTCGGAAGG ATGGAAGTGTTGGGCCTCTCAAGTATGACCGCATCTTGTGTGACGTTCCCTGCTCAGGAGACGGCACTCTCCGCAAAAACTTTGATGTGTGGGCCAAGTGGAATCCTGCCAATGGAGCCAATCTCCATGG CTTGCAGCTGAGAATAGCCCGGCGTGGCTTGGAGATGCTAGAGGTGGGCGGACGCATGGTGTATTCTACGTGCTCCCTCAATCCCCTTGAAAATGAAGCCGTGATTCAGCGTCTCCTTATCGAGGGCAGTGGTTCCATCAGGTTACTTGATGTAACAGAGCAGCTACCTGGACTCAAG TTTATTCCTGGCCTTGAACAATGGACCCTGATGAACAGAGAAATGGAAGTGATCAAGACTGTGGCAGATATTCCCGTAAAGAACACTAACATGTTCAACAAGCACCTGTTCCCACCTTCgccagaggatagagagaaactcAATCTCCACAGATG TATCAGAATTTTACCGCACCAGCAAGACACAGGTGGGTTCTTCGTGGCCGTTCTGGAGAAGGTGAATCCTATGCCAGGAGAGAAAGTGTATAGACCAAGTGAGCAGACAGCGCAGAAGGATGAGTCGCACAAAACTCAGAGGATTAAGGAA CCACCTAAGAAGAAGCGAAGACAGGGGTTCAAGGAGGCCCCCTACTACTACTTTGAGGACGATGAAGTGGTGTGGCCAGGCATTAACGACTTCTATGCCATTCGGGAAGAGATTGGGCCAGGCCTCTTCCTCAGCCGGACCAAGGAGGGCAAGAAGAGGAACCTTTACTTCACCAACAGCCTTGTCAAGGATATTGTCAACTTGAATCAAGAAGACATTAAG attaTCAACACTGGTGTCAAGGTGCTTGTTAGGAGTGATAACAAGGGCACACCATGTGACTTCAGGCTTGCACAGGAT GGATCTGCAGTATTGTTGCCTCTCATCACTAAACGCAAGATCACTGTGACAAAGGAGGACCTAGTGATAATGCTGCAAAATGACGACATGGAAATGCCACCAGAAATCACCACTCTTGATCCAAAGACACAGGAACAGTGCACAGAGTTGT GTACAGGTGCAATAGCCTTCCTGTTCAAGGACGAAGATCTGACCATAGAGCTGGTTGGTTGGAAGGGCAATAGGTCTGTCCGTGTATATGTGGCAAAACATGACCGTCTCCACTACCTTAGACTTTTAGGTGCAGACACTTCAAAATACGAGAAGAATAAATTCCAAGAACAGAGAGACCTGGAAGCCAAAAGTGCTGCTAGTGAGAACAACAGTGAAATGTCACTTGGCAATGTAAACAGTGATGTCACAGATATGACGAATGATGAAACTATAAAAGAGAATAGCAATTGTGAAAATGGGTCAGACACAAATGGTGAAAATATTATAGAAGctgaagaaaaataa